From Rudanella lutea DSM 19387, a single genomic window includes:
- a CDS encoding type IIL restriction-modification enzyme MmeI — MTQGEQVGVLWGEMLRKYNIKIHFAHQTFKWNNEAKGNAAVYCVIIGFAGYDTTVKHLYHYDDIKGDPTVLTVKNINPYLVEGNDVIISRRQKPLCAVPEIGIGNQPIDGGNYLFTTEKKELFIIQEPQSKKWFRRWLGSDEFINGYERWCLWLGDCPPGELRQMPEAMKRVQAVRSMRSASSRASTKKLANTPTRFQVENMPKSSYLIVPEVSSERRRYIPIGYESPETLSSNLVKIVPNASLFHFGVLTSEMHMTWVRYVCGRLKSDYRYSKDIVYNNFPWPQSPTDKQVKDVEAAAQKVLDVRASFVGSSLADLYDPLTMPPALVKAHQDLDRAVDQCYRKQAFTNETRRIEYLFELYDQYTAPLVAAAGVGGKKKSKTVKSLV; from the coding sequence CTGACTCAAGGTGAACAAGTTGGAGTATTGTGGGGAGAAATGTTGAGGAAGTATAATATCAAAATTCATTTCGCCCATCAAACATTCAAGTGGAATAATGAGGCTAAAGGTAATGCGGCTGTGTACTGCGTTATCATCGGTTTTGCAGGTTATGACACTACTGTCAAACATCTGTACCACTATGACGATATCAAAGGCGACCCAACAGTACTAACCGTAAAAAATATCAATCCGTATTTGGTTGAGGGAAACGACGTTATCATTTCCCGTCGGCAAAAACCGCTTTGTGCTGTACCTGAAATAGGTATTGGTAATCAGCCAATTGATGGTGGAAACTATCTTTTCACAACCGAAAAAAAGGAACTGTTCATTATACAGGAACCACAATCGAAAAAATGGTTTCGCCGGTGGTTAGGTTCTGATGAGTTTATCAACGGTTATGAGCGATGGTGTCTTTGGTTGGGCGACTGTCCGCCTGGCGAACTCAGACAAATGCCGGAAGCAATGAAACGGGTGCAAGCTGTTCGTTCAATGCGTTCTGCAAGTAGTAGGGCATCTACAAAGAAGCTTGCAAATACACCGACAAGATTTCAAGTAGAAAACATGCCAAAGAGCAGCTACCTAATTGTTCCTGAAGTTTCTTCAGAACGTAGGCGCTATATTCCGATTGGCTACGAAAGCCCCGAAACGCTTTCCAGCAATCTGGTCAAGATTGTACCGAATGCCAGTTTATTTCATTTCGGCGTGCTGACTTCAGAGATGCACATGACGTGGGTACGTTACGTGTGTGGCCGGTTAAAAAGCGACTACCGATACTCAAAAGACATCGTTTACAACAACTTCCCGTGGCCACAGTCGCCGACCGACAAGCAGGTTAAAGACGTAGAAGCAGCCGCGCAGAAGGTACTCGACGTGCGGGCCTCATTTGTTGGCAGTAGCCTGGCCGATCTCTACGATCCGCTGACCATGCCGCCCGCGCTGGTCAAAGCACACCAGGACCTCGACCGGGCCGTCGACCAATGCTACCGCAAGCAAGCTTTCACTAACGAGACCCGCCGGATCGAGTATCTGTTCGAGTTATACGATCAGTATACGGCTCCGCTCGTAGCTGCGGCAGGAGTAGGCGGGAAGAAAAAGTCTAAAACAGTTAAAAGCCTTGTATAA
- a CDS encoding IS110 family transposase yields the protein METIYVGLDMAKDTFDAYWPDQAHAALTNDETGWQKLQTLLPPQAHCILEYTGVYSLGLASFLHQQGIPVSVINPLSLNHYGAMQLRRAKTDAADARLLSAYGQQMRPPLWQPQPTHSQQIRQLFALLNQFNKQYRSLDNFAQQQQRQVVKTDLVDAGLTTMLTQLQTQIDKLETELRRLVEQHHGDLFERLQTIPGIGPKTAMLLIGLTQGFAGFATAKQLIAYVGLAPRIHQSGKSINRPARICKMGTARVRKAIYMATWSAMRFNAPAKALYERLLQKGKAKRQALMAVANKLLKQAFAIAKSGRSFEKDYNRTAERPTKFSLPNA from the coding sequence ATGGAAACGATTTATGTGGGCCTGGACATGGCCAAAGATACGTTTGACGCTTACTGGCCTGATCAGGCCCATGCTGCCCTGACCAACGACGAAACAGGCTGGCAAAAACTACAGACCCTGTTGCCGCCCCAGGCCCATTGTATCCTGGAGTATACCGGTGTTTACTCGTTAGGACTGGCCAGTTTCCTCCATCAGCAGGGCATCCCTGTTTCGGTCATCAACCCCCTGAGCCTAAACCACTACGGGGCCATGCAATTACGCCGGGCTAAAACCGATGCCGCCGATGCTCGGTTGCTGTCGGCGTACGGTCAGCAGATGAGACCACCTCTTTGGCAACCACAACCAACTCATAGTCAACAGATTCGCCAACTCTTCGCCCTGCTCAATCAGTTCAACAAGCAGTACCGTTCACTGGATAATTTTGCCCAGCAACAACAGCGGCAAGTGGTCAAAACTGACTTAGTCGATGCAGGGCTGACAACGATGCTGACCCAGTTACAAACCCAAATCGACAAGTTGGAGACCGAATTGCGTCGGCTGGTTGAACAACATCATGGCGATCTGTTTGAACGCCTACAAACTATTCCCGGTATCGGCCCCAAGACAGCGATGCTGCTCATCGGCTTGACTCAGGGCTTTGCGGGCTTCGCCACAGCCAAACAGCTTATTGCCTATGTGGGGCTGGCTCCGCGGATTCACCAGTCGGGCAAGTCGATCAACCGCCCGGCCCGCATCTGCAAGATGGGCACCGCCCGTGTTCGCAAAGCCATTTATATGGCTACCTGGTCAGCCATGCGCTTCAATGCGCCCGCCAAAGCCTTGTATGAGCGGCTGTTGCAGAAGGGTAAAGCCAAGCGTCAGGCATTGATGGCGGTCGCTAACAAGTTGCTCAAACAGGCCTTCGCCATTGCTAAATCAGGGAGGAGCTTTGAGAAAGATTACAATCGGACCGCCGAGCGGCCGACAAAATTTTCTTTGCCAAATGCTTGA
- a CDS encoding dsDNA nuclease domain-containing protein yields the protein MSGLIRQFDHSDPGDETLRNFRYQFGYGAILLLAALRSEKDYVSMWCEHFEDMVCERVDGLFDCYQIKTSTPENGHLRLTTDSVRKSIKRFVALQSRFGDDIATMFIVSNTEFLDTEQADKITACPGRLLGAIRAAAKVDGIDTVFMQAFNALKNYCECDADSLFTTLKKVDLCVGPSRQSFETDIAHTHVPRVKGCENCTPNTLSAIVDDLVGKVFRASSLKIGDPDVHLHTYFSRTEIDPRLLGKRIFIEEADSIIKKHTASHFRYVQGSGSLVVADGNRDLTKLAKKLSKGGLDDYIATMQRKALATEKRLLEAPPEKLSDLIDQLESVVQGECDEAHLEAKYDDRPTGEIMLRTVHKRLRTIAEQRPADVFGEPYDTLVGFAGLLTSDCKVWWSEKFDINL from the coding sequence ATGAGCGGACTTATACGACAGTTCGACCACTCCGATCCTGGTGACGAGACCCTCCGAAACTTCCGTTATCAGTTCGGGTATGGTGCCATTTTGTTGCTAGCTGCCCTCCGAAGCGAAAAAGACTACGTTTCGATGTGGTGTGAGCATTTTGAAGACATGGTCTGCGAACGGGTCGATGGCCTATTCGACTGTTATCAAATCAAAACCAGTACACCCGAAAACGGCCATTTGCGATTAACTACCGATTCGGTTAGAAAGTCAATTAAGCGATTCGTTGCTTTGCAAAGTCGATTCGGAGACGACATAGCGACGATGTTTATCGTCTCCAACACGGAGTTTTTGGATACTGAGCAGGCAGATAAAATTACCGCTTGTCCGGGTCGTCTGCTGGGAGCGATACGTGCTGCGGCCAAAGTTGATGGCATAGATACCGTGTTCATGCAGGCGTTTAATGCCCTGAAGAATTATTGTGAATGCGATGCCGATAGTTTGTTTACCACGCTTAAAAAAGTGGATCTGTGCGTTGGCCCCAGCCGCCAAAGTTTCGAGACAGACATCGCCCACACCCACGTACCCAGGGTGAAAGGATGTGAGAATTGTACCCCCAATACGCTGTCCGCAATTGTAGATGATCTGGTCGGCAAAGTATTCCGAGCTTCTTCGTTAAAAATTGGCGATCCCGACGTGCACCTGCACACCTATTTCAGTCGCACCGAGATCGACCCCCGCCTGTTGGGGAAGCGTATCTTCATCGAGGAGGCCGACTCAATCATTAAAAAACACACCGCCAGCCACTTTAGGTACGTGCAGGGGTCTGGGTCGCTGGTCGTCGCCGATGGCAATCGCGACCTTACAAAATTGGCTAAAAAGCTTTCTAAGGGTGGTCTTGATGACTACATCGCTACGATGCAGCGCAAAGCACTGGCCACCGAAAAACGCTTACTCGAAGCCCCTCCAGAAAAGCTTTCCGACCTTATTGACCAATTAGAAAGCGTAGTCCAAGGCGAGTGTGACGAAGCTCATTTGGAAGCTAAGTATGACGATAGACCAACCGGTGAGATAATGCTGAGGACTGTTCATAAACGTCTTCGGACAATAGCCGAGCAGCGGCCTGCCGATGTGTTCGGGGAACCTTATGATACATTGGTCGGCTTTGCTGGCTTATTAACCAGCGATTGTAAAGTGTGGTGGAGTGAGAAGTTTGATATCAATCTGTGA
- a CDS encoding AAA family ATPase has protein sequence MKFFLDALTLRFKLSTEVIEFSRLSYFYGQMGAGKSSIARLVDYCLGGRLDLTPAFQQEFVSAGLTLHINNKPVFIYRQRGSDQVEVSWGEPGSESTLFLPTRAANGEVLAETGVENLSDLIFHIAGVVPPRVRKSKLSEDSELIRLSLRDYLWYCYLDQDTIDSAFFHLEAEAHTQKRLKSRDVMRSILGYHQETVAQLEAELLRVRESKNTFRSAAKLLKETLTDNDVTSQEEIKEKVAALTKNLSDVKKHINMLRADIQRQNVPHIVDSLKEDGRRLSLELEKTKDAIQAVNKLIDDNTAHLNEIKSLKIKFLRGVSARYVLSNVQFESCPRCTQTLPARPVNICPVCNQEEPSVETSKTDASLIQKDADSRISELSEIIENYELQVRRLYTYQDEQITAKRLIDRKIIDEMNRYDSAYLASVLEYERRSIEIEQSIKEFTRTLQLFKRVDEQQARANQLEVREKNIREQLKEARIAAEKDIQNIRKLERYFLEYLIKAGVPGIRIEDKVQISTSTFLPLVAPEGGDDVAVTSFSNLSSGGKKVLFKCCYALAIHRLAIETNASLPTFLIIDSPMKNISERENAEVFRQFHDLVYDLAATDLIQTQFILIDKEYCEPDETLQLSVSQRHMTPDNDDYPPLIKYYRGH, from the coding sequence ATGAAGTTTTTCTTAGACGCACTAACCCTACGTTTCAAACTCTCAACTGAGGTTATCGAGTTTAGCCGGTTATCTTACTTCTACGGCCAAATGGGGGCTGGCAAATCCAGTATTGCCCGCTTGGTCGACTATTGCTTAGGAGGAAGATTAGATCTCACACCAGCCTTTCAGCAGGAATTTGTGAGTGCTGGCTTAACACTACATATTAATAATAAACCTGTATTCATCTATCGTCAGCGTGGCTCCGATCAAGTAGAGGTTTCGTGGGGCGAGCCAGGAAGCGAAAGCACCCTCTTCTTACCGACTCGTGCTGCGAATGGCGAAGTATTGGCAGAAACGGGCGTAGAAAATCTCTCTGACCTGATTTTCCACATTGCTGGTGTTGTCCCGCCACGTGTCCGAAAAAGTAAATTATCTGAAGACAGTGAGCTAATACGGCTCAGTTTAAGGGATTATCTATGGTATTGTTACCTTGACCAGGATACCATCGACAGTGCCTTCTTCCACTTAGAAGCCGAAGCGCACACCCAGAAACGGCTAAAAAGCAGGGATGTGATGCGGTCAATTCTTGGCTACCACCAAGAGACCGTTGCCCAGTTGGAAGCTGAACTACTTCGGGTACGTGAATCAAAGAACACCTTTCGTTCGGCTGCCAAACTTCTAAAAGAGACATTGACTGACAACGACGTTACGTCCCAGGAAGAAATAAAGGAAAAAGTAGCTGCGTTAACCAAAAACTTAAGCGATGTAAAAAAGCACATTAATATGCTACGGGCTGACATTCAACGGCAAAACGTACCACACATCGTTGACAGCTTAAAAGAAGATGGCAGACGATTGTCATTAGAGCTGGAAAAAACAAAGGACGCAATCCAAGCCGTCAACAAACTTATTGATGACAACACGGCCCATCTGAATGAGATTAAATCACTGAAAATTAAGTTTCTGCGGGGAGTGTCAGCCCGTTACGTATTAAGTAACGTACAGTTCGAGTCTTGCCCTCGATGCACCCAAACCCTCCCGGCGCGACCAGTGAACATCTGCCCTGTATGCAATCAGGAGGAGCCTTCAGTAGAAACCAGTAAAACGGATGCATCGCTGATCCAGAAGGACGCAGATTCAAGAATTAGTGAACTGTCCGAGATTATCGAAAATTATGAACTCCAAGTACGTCGGCTATACACGTATCAAGATGAACAAATAACCGCTAAACGGCTCATTGACAGAAAGATTATTGATGAGATGAACCGGTACGATTCTGCCTATCTGGCCTCTGTCTTAGAGTATGAACGTCGTAGTATTGAAATAGAACAGAGTATCAAGGAATTTACCCGAACGCTTCAACTTTTCAAGAGGGTGGATGAACAGCAGGCCCGTGCGAACCAATTGGAGGTTAGAGAGAAGAACATTCGTGAACAGCTAAAGGAAGCGCGCATTGCAGCCGAAAAGGATATACAAAACATTCGCAAGTTGGAGCGATACTTTCTGGAGTATCTTATCAAAGCGGGCGTTCCAGGAATTCGGATCGAGGACAAAGTCCAAATCTCAACATCAACCTTTCTACCTTTGGTAGCTCCTGAGGGCGGTGACGATGTTGCGGTCACGTCTTTCAGCAACTTAAGCAGCGGGGGCAAAAAAGTACTTTTTAAATGTTGCTATGCTCTGGCAATACATCGGTTAGCGATTGAAACGAATGCCTCACTTCCTACTTTTCTCATTATTGACTCGCCTATGAAAAACATTAGTGAACGCGAGAACGCAGAGGTATTTCGTCAGTTTCATGATCTGGTGTATGACCTGGCCGCAACGGACCTAATTCAAACGCAATTTATTTTGATTGATAAAGAGTATTGTGAACCTGATGAAACCCTTCAGCTATCTGTCTCACAGCGGCATATGACCCCCGATAATGATGACTACCCTCCACTGATCAAGTATTACAGAGGGCATTAG
- a CDS encoding DUF6577 family protein, with protein sequence MPEFGTKLLSHELIHTALRKQFGKQEAIPKVALIDFLREHSGNAKPSTLAWRLHELTQAGILTRIGYGQYQLNDRPIYGPDLSPTLRKIGDRVKAELPFTTCCVWDTRILADFMIQQPMSFLQLIEVNKEAVSSVYQLLQEQPVRIDRKNPAVYRYDDWLLLSQRGLPSPNPIIVKPLITEAPVQQQNKYTTAPLEKVLVDLIADSELFFAYQEELPYIFQTAFAKFIINRDKLRRYARRRNRVDMLEQLLRQVLPTRH encoded by the coding sequence TTGCCAGAATTTGGAACAAAGCTGTTGTCGCACGAACTTATCCATACGGCCCTACGTAAGCAGTTTGGCAAGCAAGAAGCCATTCCCAAAGTCGCCTTGATTGACTTTCTCAGGGAACACTCCGGCAATGCCAAGCCCTCAACGCTCGCCTGGCGGCTACACGAGTTGACGCAGGCAGGAATTCTGACTCGAATCGGATACGGTCAGTATCAACTGAATGATCGCCCGATCTATGGGCCTGACCTATCGCCTACCCTTCGCAAAATAGGCGACCGCGTTAAAGCGGAATTACCTTTTACGACTTGCTGCGTTTGGGATACTCGGATACTGGCCGATTTCATGATTCAGCAACCGATGAGCTTTCTACAACTCATTGAAGTGAACAAGGAAGCCGTTTCGTCGGTCTATCAACTTCTGCAGGAACAGCCCGTGCGGATTGACCGAAAAAATCCGGCAGTGTACCGCTATGACGATTGGCTACTGCTCAGTCAACGCGGGCTACCGTCGCCGAACCCGATCATTGTCAAACCGCTGATCACCGAGGCCCCTGTACAGCAACAGAACAAGTACACAACAGCACCCTTAGAGAAGGTTCTTGTCGACTTGATAGCTGATAGTGAGTTGTTTTTTGCTTATCAGGAGGAGCTACCCTATATCTTTCAAACAGCTTTTGCCAAATTCATCATTAACCGCGACAAGCTTCGGCGCTACGCCCGGCGACGCAACCGGGTGGACATGTTGGAGCAACTGTTGCGCCAAGTACTACCTACCAGACACTAA
- a CDS encoding nucleotidyl transferase AbiEii/AbiGii toxin family protein, producing the protein MILEETFTRDWLVAVAKRFPKNVDLKLLEKVVWALKLLEQLQLQGLSFVFKGGTSLVLHFEQPRRFSIDVDIIMPDPPANLTDYFDAIVGNGAFLKWEDDSLRASHAGVPVGHFKFYYTSAVDPQHTLEPILLDILFAEANYPHIVQKAIQHPWIRTGEPLTVVRLPDTDSLLGDKLTAFAPNTTGILYTKQRPAEIIKQLFDVGLLFDVVTDLRIVEQSFNHTAQEEIAYRRLNITPTDVLTDVADTAMLITRRDDKDYRFIQLQEGIRRLASFAIGTFTIEGAILAGAKAAYISRLLSEGATALRRYKQPGDITDWQLSDPTVNRLNKLKKSQPEAFYYWYLALA; encoded by the coding sequence ATGATTCTTGAAGAAACCTTTACCCGCGACTGGCTGGTCGCCGTTGCCAAACGTTTCCCGAAAAACGTCGATCTGAAACTGTTGGAGAAAGTGGTTTGGGCGTTGAAGTTGCTGGAACAACTTCAGCTACAAGGTTTATCGTTTGTTTTTAAGGGAGGTACGTCGCTCGTGCTTCACTTTGAGCAGCCACGTCGGTTTTCCATTGACGTGGACATCATCATGCCTGATCCACCGGCGAATCTCACCGACTATTTTGACGCGATTGTGGGTAACGGTGCTTTTTTGAAATGGGAAGATGATTCGCTACGAGCTTCCCATGCAGGGGTGCCGGTGGGGCACTTCAAATTTTATTATACGAGTGCGGTCGATCCGCAACACACCCTCGAACCCATTCTGCTGGATATTCTTTTCGCAGAAGCCAACTACCCTCACATCGTTCAGAAGGCCATACAGCATCCCTGGATACGTACAGGTGAACCGCTCACAGTTGTGCGACTCCCTGACACCGATAGTTTGTTGGGTGATAAATTAACGGCTTTTGCTCCGAATACAACGGGCATACTCTACACCAAACAGCGTCCTGCCGAAATCATCAAACAGCTTTTCGATGTAGGGTTGTTATTTGACGTGGTCACCGATCTGCGGATAGTTGAGCAGTCTTTCAATCATACGGCTCAGGAAGAGATTGCTTACCGTCGGCTAAACATCACCCCGACCGATGTGCTGACCGATGTAGCAGACACGGCCATGTTGATTACAAGACGGGATGACAAAGACTACCGCTTTATCCAATTGCAAGAAGGGATTCGGCGGCTGGCCAGTTTTGCCATTGGAACGTTTACTATCGAAGGGGCTATTCTGGCTGGGGCGAAAGCGGCCTATATTAGCAGACTACTGTCTGAAGGAGCTACAGCGTTACGTCGCTATAAACAACCAGGCGACATTACCGACTGGCAGCTTTCCGACCCTACAGTGAATCGACTCAACAAGTTAAAAAAGTCGCAACCGGAAGCGTTTTATTACTGGTATCTGGCTCTTGCCTAA
- a CDS encoding ParA family protein produces the protein MKIITVAHQKGGVGKTTLALNLAFYLKDIKRVGIVDTDLQGSVQGLDTLLDGITLISYEALQEGNYPELDVLLIDTPPYLTSKLSELFSVSDFVLVPTKVSYLDAMALKATMALLQETQQAYPNLRAGIVLNMVKPRTSMNREIKDILDAYPIPTLKTRIHERVSYIRSVIAGGIVQLEDSKAHEEMADLADEIIEQL, from the coding sequence ATGAAAATCATCACTGTAGCGCATCAGAAAGGCGGAGTGGGTAAGACCACATTGGCTCTGAATCTGGCCTTTTACCTGAAAGATATCAAGCGGGTGGGTATCGTTGATACCGACTTGCAAGGCAGCGTACAGGGGTTGGATACGCTTCTCGATGGTATCACCCTCATCAGTTACGAGGCTCTTCAGGAAGGCAACTATCCTGAGTTAGACGTGCTGCTGATCGACACGCCCCCGTATCTGACCAGCAAGCTCTCCGAACTGTTCTCCGTTTCTGATTTTGTCCTGGTGCCAACGAAGGTCAGCTACCTTGATGCGATGGCACTGAAAGCAACGATGGCACTGCTCCAGGAGACGCAGCAGGCTTACCCCAACCTACGCGCCGGCATCGTGCTGAACATGGTGAAGCCCCGCACGTCGATGAACCGGGAGATCAAGGACATTTTGGATGCCTACCCGATTCCGACATTGAAAACCCGTATTCATGAACGGGTCAGCTACATTCGGTCGGTCATTGCCGGGGGGATTGTGCAGTTGGAAGACAGCAAAGCCCACGAGGAAATGGCCGACCTGGCCGATGAAATCATTGAACAACTCTAA
- a CDS encoding DUF4134 domain-containing protein, with protein MKRINAVGRVVLLAALTTTTTFAQTVDQTKGIGAGVQVLTQTTRDLQEYFRPMTTVMYVIAAIVGIFGAFRIYSKMQAGDQDVQKSAVNWGGSVLFLLAFAAILQAVFFQNV; from the coding sequence ATGAAACGAATCAACGCCGTAGGGCGCGTAGTACTCCTCGCTGCCTTAACGACAACCACAACGTTTGCCCAGACCGTAGACCAAACCAAAGGGATTGGAGCCGGCGTTCAGGTGCTCACGCAGACGACCAGAGACCTACAAGAATACTTCCGGCCAATGACCACCGTCATGTACGTGATCGCGGCCATCGTCGGGATTTTTGGGGCCTTTCGCATTTACTCCAAAATGCAGGCGGGGGACCAAGACGTACAAAAGTCAGCCGTCAACTGGGGCGGCTCGGTACTGTTCCTGCTGGCCTTTGCTGCCATTCTGCAAGCCGTGTTCTTCCAGAACGTATAA
- a CDS encoding DUF4134 family protein: MNQLKTGLLLGCCLMAYAGMAQDVNLNGSVATHVGIDSQFTNPILSRMPTFLKFVWAVCGLMALIGGLRIYARVQAGTGDFALETWRLASAVIGIGVVALFLQGWVSYRMPGVTAARFGIDKVLFRGGEDNSEVTDTAPGNVAATPYLPGQDARLDSIRNYYRTASDSLREHTR, from the coding sequence ATGAATCAACTTAAAACAGGCCTTTTGCTGGGCTGCTGCCTGATGGCTTACGCGGGCATGGCGCAGGACGTAAACCTAAATGGCAGTGTGGCCACGCACGTAGGTATTGACTCGCAGTTTACCAATCCAATCCTAAGCCGGATGCCTACGTTTCTCAAATTCGTTTGGGCGGTGTGCGGCCTGATGGCCCTAATTGGAGGATTGCGTATCTATGCGCGGGTGCAGGCCGGTACGGGCGATTTTGCTTTAGAAACCTGGCGGTTAGCGTCAGCCGTGATTGGTATAGGGGTTGTTGCTCTGTTTCTGCAAGGATGGGTGAGCTACCGGATGCCTGGCGTTACGGCGGCTCGCTTCGGTATCGACAAAGTGCTGTTTCGGGGCGGTGAAGACAACTCCGAGGTGACCGATACGGCACCGGGTAACGTAGCGGCTACTCCGTACCTGCCCGGTCAGGATGCGCGCCTGGACTCGATTCGCAACTATTACCGCACAGCGTCTGACTCACTGCGCGAGCACACTCGATGA
- a CDS encoding DUF4134 family protein, with protein MILLYDEFQAYGQIKSIGLWLCALAAVIAGFRIYQTWNRGEDVEGPLVLWLTSIAFCGGAVYGVDRFILSGAFSSSFGGSDYLAQQYTQSMAIEGNRAALLLGIVVAIIGLIRVFQKFRRGDDDLYEFMFKWFGSLAFLFLMSSIISAML; from the coding sequence ATGATTCTGCTATACGACGAATTTCAGGCCTACGGTCAGATCAAATCCATTGGTTTATGGCTCTGCGCGTTGGCCGCCGTGATAGCGGGGTTCCGCATTTACCAGACCTGGAACCGGGGCGAAGATGTCGAAGGGCCGTTGGTACTGTGGCTGACCAGTATCGCCTTCTGTGGCGGTGCGGTCTATGGGGTAGATCGCTTCATTCTGAGCGGTGCGTTCTCGTCTTCGTTCGGGGGAAGCGATTACCTCGCCCAGCAATACACGCAGTCGATGGCCATTGAGGGCAACCGGGCGGCTCTGCTACTGGGCATTGTGGTGGCGATCATCGGCCTGATTCGGGTGTTCCAGAAGTTTCGGCGGGGCGACGACGACCTCTACGAATTCATGTTCAAGTGGTTTGGCTCATTGGCTTTCCTGTTCCTGATGAGTTCCATTATCTCAGCCATGCTATGA
- a CDS encoding DUF4133 domain-containing protein translates to MKSYSIYRGVDNEIEFRGLRGQHFYYAAAGLIASVFVTLFSYIVGLPILLAILLLALGAGGTLTWCFTQQGRYGRWGAMKQKVQRLKPSFVCQYQSFNRLVPVRQHTTRKAR, encoded by the coding sequence ATGAAGTCTTATTCTATTTACCGTGGAGTCGATAACGAAATTGAGTTTCGGGGCCTGCGCGGGCAACACTTTTACTACGCAGCCGCCGGGCTGATTGCCTCCGTCTTCGTGACGCTGTTCAGCTACATCGTGGGCCTACCCATTTTATTGGCTATTCTGCTGCTGGCTCTGGGGGCGGGGGGTACGTTGACCTGGTGCTTTACCCAACAAGGCCGTTACGGTCGGTGGGGAGCCATGAAGCAAAAGGTGCAGCGGCTCAAGCCCTCGTTTGTGTGCCAATACCAATCATTCAACCGGCTGGTGCCCGTGCGCCAGCACACGACCCGTAAAGCACGATGA